In Drosophila simulans strain w501 chromosome 3R, Prin_Dsim_3.1, whole genome shotgun sequence, a single window of DNA contains:
- the LOC27207788 gene encoding 60S ribosomal protein L6 yields MAPIEKAKKVAKSAKKGKKHPVNSYLKGGILRYSKAQMYKRRALYRLKDKKSPVVEKTKVPIKKVKKIGGPKNGGERTVFLKKSKASYPTKTFVKKRPSKANFSEHKRNTRRNLTPGTVLILLAGRHQGKRVVLLKVLASGLLLVTGPFALNSCPLRRVSQRYVIGTSSKVDLGAFKVPEHLNDAYFRRLKAKKDKKSGEADIFAAKKERFLPNEQRKKDQKEVDAALLKVIKAHPEGKFFAKYLQNMFALHSSQYPHRMRF; encoded by the exons ATGGCACCCATCGAGAAAGCTAAAAAGGTGGCCAAGTCGGCCAAAAAGGGCAAGAAGCACCCCGTCAACTCCTACCTGAAGGGCGGCATCCTGCGTTACTCCAAGGCCCAG ATGTACAAGCGTCGTGCTCTGTACCGCCTGAAGGACAAGAAGAGCCCCGTCGTGGAGAAGACCAAGGTGCCCATCAAGAAGGTGAAGAAGATCGGAGGACCCAAGAACGGCGGTGAGCGCACGGTCTTCCTGAAGAAGAGCAAGGCCTCCTACCCGACCAAGACGTTCGTGAAGAAGCGCCCCTCCAAGGCCAACTTCAGCGAGCACAAGCGCAACACGCGCCGCAACCTGACCCCCGGAACCGTGCTCATCCTGCTGGCCGGACGCCACCAGGGCAAGCGCGTCGTCCTGTTGAAGGTCTTGGCCTCCGGACTCCTGCTGGTCACCGGACCCTTCGCCCTCAATTCGTGCCCGCTGCGTCGCGTGTCCCAGCGCTACGTGATCGGCACCTCCTCGAAGGTGGATCTCGGTGCCTTCAAGGTGCCCGAGCACCTGAACGACGCCTACTTCCGTCGTCTGAAGGCCAAGAAGGACAAGAAGAGCGGCGAGGCCGACATCTTCGCGGCCAAGAAGGAGCGCTTCCTGCCCAACGAGCAGCGCAAGAAGGACCAGAAGGAGGTGGACGCCGCCCTGCTGAAGGTCATCAAGGCCCACCCCGAGGGCAAGTTCTTCGCCAAGTACTTGCAGAACATGTTTGCCCTGCACTCCTCCCAGTACCCCCACCGCATGCGATTCTAA
- the LOC6739793 gene encoding cyclin G, with translation MSVPVRYSSAAAEYAAEVDCELESTLQQQQQLHLQQQYEQYQHYQYQREQDIAYYCQLQAARQQEQLMQQRTSMSSSVMPGLALPQDHQDYQDHPAALLNGPHNNNIGLAMDAHSINAILVDDEQPSTSAQAAAAAAASAGGSAGPGLVSGLGGAIGGGKLANGINRNAEMPTDWMRIADEGRYGTPGAAGLEYQKYEQQQQLEDLAESEAGAVGGASNNNGESSSSLKKLEDQLHALTSDELYETLKEYDVLQDKFHTVLLLPKESRREVTAGGRDGSAYVLRCLKMWYELPSDVLFSAMSLVDRFLDRMAVKPKHMACMSVASFHLAIKQLDLKPIPAEDLVTISQCGCTAGDLERMAGVIANKLGVQMGHAPITSVSYLRIYYALFRNLAKEIGGDFFKFYQQLIKLEELENRLEILMCDVKTTVITPSTLALVLICLHLDFHIKESYTRGSPELKHVFEYILFLQQYMRIPDRVFTCGFSIVSGILSHYNGQNKAPYKQRLVWKLSSRTLRVLRPINRFSSDLPTIEEGISNALDDGLRSRTESISSEEEEDWPTSPIIPIFEQC, from the exons ATGTCTGTCCCTGTACGCTACTCCTCTGCTGCCGCCGAATACGCCGCCGAAGTTGATTGTGAGTTGGAGAGCActctgcaacagcagcaacagttgcacttgcaacaGCAATACGAGCAATACCAGCACTACCAGTACCAACGGGAGCAGGATATCGCCTACTATTGCCAGTTGCAGGCGGcgcggcagcaggagcagttgATGCAGCAGAGGACATCGATGTCGTCGTCGGTTATGCCAGGCCTAGCCTTGCCCCAGGATCACCAGGATTACCAGGACCACCCAGCCGCCCTTTTGAACGGaccccacaacaacaacatcggACTCGCCATGGACGCCCATAGCATCAACGCCATTCTGGTCGACGACGAGCAGCCCTCGACTTCGGCCCaggctgccgccgctgctgccgcatCCGCGGGCGGATCTGCTGGTCCGGGATTGGTATCGGGATTGGGTGGTGCTATCGGTGGGGGCAAGCTGGCCAACGGCATTAACCGCAATGCAGAGATGCCAACTGATTGGATGAGGATTGCGGACGAGGGCCGGTATGGGACACCGGGTGCTGCTGGCTTGGAATATCAGAAGTacgaacaacagcaacaactggaGGATCTGGCGGAATCCGAGGCAGGAGCCGTCGGTggagccagcaacaacaacggcgagtcgtcgtcgtccttgAAAAAGCTAGAGGATCAGCTGCACGCCCTCACCTCGGACGAGTTGTACGAAACCCTCAAGGAGTACGACGTCCTGCAGGACAAGTTCCACacggtgctgctgttgcccaAGGAATCGAGG CGTGAGGTTACTGCCGGAGGACGAGATGGATCCGCTTACGTGCTGCGCTGCCTGAAGATGTGGTACGAGCTGCCCTCCGACGTCCTGTTCTCGGCCATGAGCCTGGTGGACCGCTTCCTGGATCGCATGGCCGTCAAGCCGAAGCACATGGCCTGCATGAGCGTGGCCTCGTTCCACTTGGCCATCAAGCAGCTGGACTTGAAGCCCATTCCCGCCGAGGATCTGGTTACAATATCTCAG TGTGGTTGTACCGCTGGTGATCTGGAACGCATGGCCGGCGTGATTGCCAACAAGCTGGGCGTCCAGATGGGACATGCACCAATCACTTCTGTGAGCTACCTGCGCATCTACTACGCCCTCTTCCGCAACTTGGCGAAGGAGATCGGCGGCGACTTCTTCAAGTTCTACCAGCAGCTCATCAAGCTGGAGGAACTGGAGAACCGCCTGGAGATCCTGATGTGCGACGTGAAGACCACGGTGATCACGCCCTCGACGCTGGCGCTGGTGCTCATCTGCCTGCACCTGGACTTCCACATCAAGGAGTCCTACACCCGCGGCAGTCCGGAGCTGAAGCACGTCTTCGAGTACATTCTCTTCCTGCAGCAGTACATGAGG ATTCCCGATCGCGTTTTCACCTGCGGCTTCAGCATCGTTTCGGGTATTCTGTCCCACTACAACGGGCAGAACAAGGCGCCCTACAAGCAGCGGCTTGTCTGGAAGCTGTCCAGTCGCACGCTGCGCGTCTTGCGCCCGATCAACCGCTTCTCCTCCGACCTGCCCACCATTGAGGAAGGCATCTCCAACGCCCTCGACGATGGCCTGCGTTCTAG AACCGAGAGTATTAgctccgaggaggaggaggactgGCCCACTTCACCCATAATTCCAATTTTCGAACAATGTTAG